CCAACCCTCATGTAAGATTTGATGTCaattatacaatttttttcaGCACTATCCTTACAGGACAAGGAGAGCAAAATCCGTTCAGACAGACAATACTGTTAAACCAGCATTAATTGTACACAAAGTTTGCTGTTGATGTTTTTTCCATCGCCTTAAATGTAGTCATCAGTCAAGCGTTGACCTGCAAAAGCATCTAACAAATGGAAGTTtgaattgtatgtgtgtgtgtgtgtttttttttttcttgatatgaATGAAATTCTGTATTTGTGAATGGATGGGTTTTCACATTTAGGAGCAAGCTGTACTCACGATTTTGCCGGTTGGAATCTACCGTATATTATTTTCTTgttaataaagtgaaatcaaaaaCTCCGAACGGTCTACTCTGTGATGTGCAATGTAGTGTGACGCTGATCGTGATTACCACAGAAATCATATTTAACGTGTTCAGCCAATGTGTTCTCATCCTGTAGTGAAATGTCTTTGTTATccgtgcaaaaatatatatagcctCAATATATCAGCCTGGTGTACATTTACAAGGGAAACAATACAGGGGACATACATATTCTGATAGGAGAACCTCTTACCAAATCTAAGAATGCTAAACTAGGATTTGAATAAGAAAATCGAAGGTACAGAAAAGTAGGGTATGAAAATAGTGTTATCTAAATCATTGATCAACAATTAATAAGGACATCGAGCGTCCCGTCCATCTCCCTTTCCCCACTCACAGGGGAGCAAAAACATTCAGGTCAACAAATCATGAATCCTGGCATAAAACATCACATGGTTATTCCAGGAGATTATTTTACAGAGGATAAATGACAATACTTTACAGATTACATGAGGGGTATTGCacagagtatttaaaaaaaacaaacaaaaaaaggcaacaaaaatatacagcaatttaaaaaaaaaaaaaacagaatgggaGTAAAATTTTGGGAAATGAGAATTTAGTATCACTTAGTCTACTGGTTGGGGTTAGTGTTGCGGGATTAATCATCCCATTCGTCATCATCCTCAAagtcttcatcatcctcatcatcctcatcttcatctgaggaccaaaaaaaaaatgcataacctccataaatatttcataatttactgACAATACCATTAACGCACAAACTCAAAGGATATTAGAGTATGAAATAATGCCCTTGACACTAGCATTAATCTACGTCagaaaaacattgatttaaatgGGAATGTTGCGATTTGAGAATGAAGAGGAAAAGAGTCATAATCTGTcacatcacaaaaataatcttttaaattgGGCTTGACATGCCATGTCATCTTAAAAACGTAACGGAGCATATTTTAGTATGCAAACTCAATTTATCTGGATCAACAGCAGTTGAGTGGCCTGTTTTGAACAAACCTTTGAGAGCCTGAAACAAGCACTTACCCGAGGAGTGGATGGCTTTGCTCCTCTTCTGCATCACCTCCATCAGAGCTCCGACAATGCCTGCTGACTGAGCAGGGGTGGGTGGTCCTGAGTCATTATCTGATACCTGAACATCCAAGAGGAAAGCTGTCAGACAATCAGACCAAGATAATGGCTCCTACAACAAGTTCTGAAAGTATTTGAGGActcacttgttttttttatttttttataatttaattcaaggatgcatttaaattgatcaaaatcgacagtaatttgatatttttttataaacattaaaatcatcacaaaagaggtctattttaaataaatgctgttcttttgaactttctattatatatatataaagcagcacaacggtttttaACATGgataaatgaaacatttcatgCGACggctgctgtaaattcagctttgcataacagaaataaattaaattttaaaatatcgtacattcaaattaattgtagtaatatttttcagtattaccattttttttttttggtaatgtatttttgatcaaataaatccatccttggtgagcataaggtgTCCCTTgtgaaacatacattttatatatatattctgaagtACAAAACAAGTCAtaggtagcaaaaaaaaaaacatgggtcaaaaagccaaaaatacattgcatgggtcaaaattattattatttaataattaagtaaAGATCGTGTTTTGTGTAGATATTTAGTTAATTTCTTACCATAATtatatcaaaaatgtaatttttgattagtaatattcaaTGCGAAGGAgataatttggacaactttaaaaggtgATTTTCACAATATATCGATTTTTTCTATTTTTCGattagttgtatctcggccaaatattgtcaaatCATAACAAgctaatttattcagctttaaaataatgtataaatctcaatttaaacaaaaaaataataattacccttcggactggttttgtagtccagggtcatatatatgATCATCCAAATATCatacaataattttttattaataaaaaattatataattgtttttttttttattatattatacaaaaagtattacaGTGTTTTTGCATAAGATATTGCTGCGACCAGCACTgtttcacatatacacacacacatctatttatatataaacgcatataaaataaaatgaaattataaacctaaaaataaaataaaaccgtgTAAAAACATATATAGGTCTGATTTGCTACATGAACATGTAACTGGCAGTTTAAAACCTTTAACACACTGGATGACTGACAGTGACAGGTGAGCAGCTGTCTGGGACACATCAGGATGTGTTAGCATCTACAGTCCTCACCGTTTTGAGCTGGATGCCCTGTCGGATCTGGTCGAGTAGCGCGTCCCGTCCTGTGGACGACACTGGCCTGTTGTTCTGCTCCACTTTCTTTAACTGAGCGCCCTCCTTGATTTGCTCCAGCAGAGCTGACTTCCCGCCCAAGGGCGAGGGCGTTGATTCGCTGTGACCTCCGTCCATATCAGGGGGTGGAGGAGGTCCAGGAGGAGGcggtggaggaggaggtggaggcggggCGGCTCCTCCGGATGGAGGTGGTGGTGGCGGGGGAGGTGGCATGGAGGCGGGGGCAGGTGGAGGGGGAGGTGGATGCCCTCTGCtgggaggtggtggtggtggaggtGCTCCCATGCTAGGCCGGGATGGAGGCGGCGGAGGGGGTGCAGTTGTGGGGGCCCTTGAAGGTGGAGGGGGTGGTGGGGCTCCTCGTCCCCGCACTGGGGGTGGTGGAGGTGGGGGTCCAGAAGTGTGAGGAGGGGGTGGGGGTGGTGGGCCGCCCCGGGAGGGTGGAGGCGGGGGTGCTGAAAGAGTAGAAACAGATTTGTtagggttaaaataaataaatatgcagccTCTCCATATTTCTGAGCTGAATGCCACAAAGCCTTAATCATGAGTGGGAATCTTTGAACTTTCAGTTTCCGAGCTAGAAGTGTTTCAGTGAGAAAATATGGCATTCGTCACTTCTCACCGAAGCTTGCGCTACGCCTACGTCATCTGCTGGAATGACACTTACACACGTACTTACATAGGACGgttagcggaagctagagattTCGGTTTATGAAGttgttacattttgatatttcttttacacaaacacactgctTCAATTCAGAAGGTTTATTAACTAAGATAACTAAAAACCATATAGTTATATTTTTACCATGGTATTGAGGTACTATATTCaaccaaaattaaaatcaaatgtatgcattcagcagacgcttttatccaaattaaGTTACAGTGCATATAGGCTAACAgattttacctaacgtgttccctgggaatcgaacccacaaccactgagccacaggaacacatggGTGTGGAATATAATGGTTCAAGGAAGACCGATGATataaaaaaaacgaacaaaaaaaaaatacttaaactatCTGGTTTCAGCAGCTATCACTTTGGAACAAAaatctgttttgaaaaaaaaaaaaaagatttgacatTTATCAAGATAATTCTTGAAATCGACTGATATTTTCACGATCATTTTTTGGCCAAATAGCCCAGCCCTCACATGAACGCATCTCACATCATAATGATGACTTCCTAACTCATAAATACGAACTTTCCAGGAGAAGGCATCATTAGTATAATTTAAAGACTCCATGAAATTAAAATAGGAGTTTTAAATTCCTGTCCATCAGCTCTGAAGCATCTGTATGCGAGTGGAATTCTTACTGAGGAAAATCACTTTTAGCAGATGTACGTGAAACACATTTTCTCTTATGtgaaaagtaataattttattctcttatgtgaaaagtaataatttaattccataaacaataaaaataacaataataaaaaatgatgataataactAAGTACaataaattactgaaatacatgatatttaattataacaacaacaatttataacatattttcaattaaaaatagctacccagattccatttataaactaAAGGAGCTGTAACATTAGCTAAATTTAGTCTAGTGTTCTCCCCAGAGTCaatttcatggggtctttaaaactagagggaaaaaatgaaattttgcaCCATACCAATCagcaacaaatgttttttttctattttttagaTGAACATAAGTAAACAAATGCCACACGAAGAATCATGGAACATATCCATATGTTCCATATCCATATGTTCCATATCCATATGTTCCATATCCATATGTTCCATATCCATATGTTCCATATCCATATGTTCCATATCCATATGTAAATGCTATTCTATAAAGATACATTAGATATAGGTAAGATCTCATGCCAATATGCAAAGAATCAGACCTCTAGCACATGCAAATCTAAGCAGGTTTCACTCAGAACGAAACACACACATTCCACCTACCGCACCACATGGGAGGACCTGAAGGAAAACCACATATATTGATCAAATACAAAATGCTAATATATGCACCCAACTTCTGTATAAAATCCTTAGAGGAATGCATCACAGccacattattttaatgtcatgAAACGACATATTGGCTTTGCTGTttcatgcaacactttgttttcaCAGAGGACAGAAAAAGTACTCAAAAATAACTAGCTTGGGGAAGTTTTGGGCTATTTTTGTTGATTCAGGCCTGAAATGGTTGGTTGGTGGACAGACAGATGAATATGATGAGGCCACAGATGACAGCGATCAGTCTCACCTTGTCTCCTCAGCTCATTCTTCACAGCCTCTACGCCGCCTTTCTTCTCAATGAAGTCGTAGATGACCTTCGACGTCTCCTTGTCTTTGAGCTGGGCCTCAGAGATGCCACACATGTCAAACAGGTTCTTCAGCTCCGGGTCCAAATTATTCAACtgcaaaataaaaacttattCACTAGAATCCTTTAATGAAATACAAGTGCTTGCAAGGCAACAAAAGAAAATTGAGAAAGTTTAGCAAAACTAGATTTTTTGGCCCGTGTCATTCCCGTAGCAGAAACGTCGTGCACATTTGTTGCCGAAATGTTCTATTTATGGTTAGGGGTTTGTTCAGATCACCAACcttaagtatgagcaatagtaatagtgatgcttgccttagTAAGCACAACTAAATATAGATAGAAGAAGAAAGAAGAgagattatatatacacattaatgaTAATGAATAAATTGGTGCAAAATCAAAAGGCCCAATCACAGTCCAGTATGCAAACAGATGTAGGAGCGAATCACAACTCATTATGCAAATATGATTATCACTGCAGGTTAGTTTTTGAATGCTGAAGTGTGAGATAAAAGACGATATTTTGAATAaggttgacggtagccattgacttccatggtatttttttttctttattttttctccattctaaggaagtcaatggctaccggttaccgacattcttcaaaatatcttttttcgTGCTCAACAGAAGGAAGAAACCCATAATAGGTTAGGAAATTAGGTAAATAAtggcaattttcattttttgggtcaaccattttttttttttttaaggtatgaTGTTTAGAAAGATAACAAATCTGAAAGATTAAggctaaaataaattaacacaaaattagtaaataaattttttttcctAAAGATTACCAAGTTCATagtgattttcacatttttatcttaaatttctttaaaagtataacgattataaaaataaaaagaagtctaaatctataaataaattagattaactttttttattatattaattttatatagatAACTAAAAACTtatctaaaatttaaataaaataaaactaataagtaaaaaataagtcAGTATCCAATATCCAGGATCCAATtaccaaaatgtaaattatttattattttaataaataagtaaaacaaaaataagtaaAAGTCAGTGACATTTTTAAGTGCAATTTAATGGGGACTTTTCTTTTTAAGATAAGATAATGATGATTAAAATCTTGAGagaaattctggtaacactttctatgaagctcatatttataatatattatatgggcAAACCTAAGGCATTACAATGAATGTTATACTgtaattatgtaatattaataatactccAATAACTTCTAGTTGACATAGTTGCATTGTTACTTCTCAACAGCTGTCTAAAAGGTAaccattaaaataatcaaactcATAACACAAtaaaaagcaaatgtgtcatattaaacatctgatcttatggctgtgtgagaaaaaaatatatattattcttatttCTATACTTAGAAGTGGTCTTTGATTGATTTATGTTAAAGTAGCACAAGAAAGATGGGAAGTTATGAGACTTACAATAGATTATAACTAtcagaaatataatccattgcaACTATTCGCTATGTGTTCTAAATCACCAAGCTCTTAAAAGCTCAAATAAAGTATCAGCAAAACCATAACCACAAGTAAGTAACTATTATAATACGTTAATGAATTAGAACATATTTAATAAAGCATTATGCATtcatacccttataatgtattataaatatgggcttcacaGAAAGTGTTACAAGGCAATTCTGCCTCGCAAGCACTAGACATGATTTCCCAGCATTCATGCTGTTCTCAAATACAGCACAATCCTGCCACCTAGTGGACAAACTGCTAATGGGAACCATCTCAGCTACATCCATCCATTATGTCATGCTTAACATTCCAGCTGCATGCATAATGCAAACCTTCAGAGCATTTGCACATTTTTCCAGTTAGTTAACAGCAACAGCATCTCATTTCATTGCACCAGTAGCTTGAATTTCTTATTGCTTCATAAATAGGCAGCAGTTTTGTAATATCTTTCCATAACAAACCCATTTAAAATGCACACAGTGcaaatacacagacagacagatgcagtCTGGGTAGTGCTGTGGGCGTCAGATGCTTCAGCCTGCATGAACACAAGGCTATTTGAGGCATTTCATCATGCCATTACTACACAGGTCAGCATTGTTTCCCTATCAGAGATTCTTCAATATGTCTGGGAGAGCGTACGAGTGTGACAGAGCAAGTCgttgttgtgtacttacatcgAAACCTGTGTTCGGATCCCATCCTACATGACCGATGTGCCTGGAAAATATAGCGTTAAGCACAGTCAGACTggcataaacaacaacaaatacaacaTGAGGAAAGGGTGAAAACGTAACCTTTCTTTGTAAATCTCTCAGTGTGTTATATTGTAAATCAATCAGTCTTTTTGTCTAGATCAGTCTAGATTTCTCTAGGAACTGACTGGCTCCAGGTCACGCTGATCTGAGCTTATGTGCCTCAGT
The sequence above is drawn from the Carassius gibelio isolate Cgi1373 ecotype wild population from Czech Republic chromosome B25, carGib1.2-hapl.c, whole genome shotgun sequence genome and encodes:
- the wasla gene encoding WASP like actin nucleation promoting factor a isoform X1, which translates into the protein MSGHPPQRRVANVGSILLTPQENECLFNYLGRKCITLCSAVVQVYGADRSSSWIKRCCGVACLVKDNPQRSYFIRVFDIRDGKTKFEQELYNNFKISSLRSYFITFAGDSCQMGLNFASEEEAKRFRSALNELLNRRQRKTEKRRDPPNGPSLLMATVDIKNPEINNKLNVSHINNMVHSGLNKKEKKVKGKRKKLTKADIGTPSNFQHIGHVGWDPNTGFDLNNLDPELKNLFDMCGISEAQLKDKETSKVIYDFIEKKGGVEAVKNELRRQAPPPPPSRGGPPPPPPPHTSGPPPPPPPVRGRGAPPPPPPSRAPTTAPPPPPPSRPSMGAPPPPPPPSRGHPPPPPPAPASMPPPPPPPPPSGGAAPPPPPPPPPPPGPPPPPDMDGGHSESTPSPLGGKSALLEQIKEGAQLKKVEQNNRPVSSTGRDALLDQIRQGIQLKTVSDNDSGPPTPAQSAGIVGALMEVMQKRSKAIHSSDEDEDDEDDEDFEDDDEWDD
- the wasla gene encoding WASP like actin nucleation promoting factor a isoform X2 yields the protein MSGHPPQRRVANVGSILLTPQENECLFNYLGRKCITLCSAVVQVYGADRSSSWIKRCCGVACLVKDNPQRSYFIRVFDIRDGKTKFEQELYNNFKISSLRSYFITFAGDSCQMGLNFASEEEAKRFRSALNELLNRRQRKTGPSLLMATVDIKNPEINNKLNVSHINNMVHSGLNKKEKKVKGKRKKLTKADIGTPSNFQHIGHVGWDPNTGFDLNNLDPELKNLFDMCGISEAQLKDKETSKVIYDFIEKKGGVEAVKNELRRQAPPPPPSRGGPPPPPPPHTSGPPPPPPPVRGRGAPPPPPPSRAPTTAPPPPPPSRPSMGAPPPPPPPSRGHPPPPPPAPASMPPPPPPPPPSGGAAPPPPPPPPPPPGPPPPPDMDGGHSESTPSPLGGKSALLEQIKEGAQLKKVEQNNRPVSSTGRDALLDQIRQGIQLKTVSDNDSGPPTPAQSAGIVGALMEVMQKRSKAIHSSDEDEDDEDDEDFEDDDEWDD